The segment CTGCGATCTATCACGGTGAACGGCGTCCTGTTGTGGTTCGAGGGATTCTCGATGCCACGCCAGGTAGGGCTGCCACGATGAAGGTTCGAGCGTTTGATGCTGACCGCTCGATAGCTTCGTTCGATGATGTAATGCAATCGCCATAAGCGAATGAACCTTGATAGTCCGACAGAGGACTATCAAGGTTCATTCTGCCCTTTTGGCAGGTGCATGCCCTAAGGGCAGGTTGGTGAGTCCAGGTACCCGATCCACTCGCCGAGGAACCGTTGCCGCGCCTGCTCCTCGGCGGCCTGGTCCAAGCCGGGGTTGTACTTGAACGCGAAGTCCAGCGACTCGAACCCCTGCGCCCAGACCACCGACACCTGCACGTCCTGGTGCTGGGCGTAGGTGCGGCCGTCCTCCTTGAACCCGCCCGCCTGGTTCGCCCGCTCCCAATACGGGAACCCCGGCGTCCACCAGCTGATCCACTCGTCCGAGGCGCGTGCCTTCATTGAGGCCCAGAGCATGTCGCCAGCAGCCCGGCCGGTGCTCGGATCGGCCTGGTAGAAGCTCATCACCCCGTCCTTGCTGGTCACCGAGCAGTACGGGCTGGGCGTCGCCGGCGGGGCGGCCGGGCCGTTCTGGTACTTCTTCCCGAGCAAGTACAGCGCGCCGATCACCAGCAGGACCAGCAGCACGACGGCGAAGACGGCCCGCCGCGGCCTCCTGCTGGAGCGAGGGTTGTCCGGTCGCCGGACTTCCGGCTGCGGAGGAGCAGCTGCTGCTCGCGGTGGTGGGCTCGGAGCTGCTGGCCTTGGCGGCCTCGCTGGCTGTTCGACCAGGACGAGCATCGGTACCTGGACCACGATGCCGTTCACGGTGACTTCGAGCCGGTCCATCCACAGCCCTGTGGATAGCGCTCCGCCTTCGGGCTGCCACTCCACCCGTAGCGTGGCGTGGTCGTTCTCGACCTCGACCAGCTCGGCCTGCCAGAAGGTGCCGGCGACCGTCACCAGCTCGACCCGGCCAACGGTGGAGCCGTCGCTGTAGCTGAGGCGTACGAGCTGGGAGCGCGGTGTCTGGCCGCCGAGCACCACGCTGATCCTGATCGTCTCGGGCTTGACCACGACTTCCGGCGGCGGTGTCGGCGGCTCTGGTGCAGCTGGCGGTTCGGGCCGTGGTTGTGCACGGCTGGCTGTTCGCCGGCCGAGGTCGTACTCCAGCCGCTTCGACGGGTCGGTCAGCACGTCGCGCGCCTCGTTGAGCAGCACGGCCTGGTGGTGGGCGTCCTGCTGCTCGTGGTCCGGGCGGCCGTCCGGGTGCAGCTGGCGGATCTTCGTCTTCCAGGCCTGGCGGATGGCCGCCACGTCGGCATCCGGCTGGACGCCGAGTCGGGCGTACAGATCATCTGCGGGTGGGCGCCACACGGTGAACCTCGGCAAGCTCGCTGATCCGCCGCCTGCCCTGCTGGGGCGAGTGCGGATCGGGAGTGTTCACCGTAGGCGGCGGTGTCCTGCTGGAACCTCGACTCGTGACGAGTTGAGCGAGGAGGTGTGGTCGGCGGAGAAGGGCTCGGCTTCCCGGCCTATTGCTGGAGCTTCTGTGCGGCCTTGTCGACCACGCCTTGCAGCGTCCCCATGTCCGTCGTCCCGTTGGAAGACGGCACACCGTAGATGATCAGCATGATGGTGCCGCCGACACGAACGGCAACCTGTGTCGACTGGACGACGCCCATGTCCGCACCGACCGCGAAGCTGTCGTCGCCCTTGGTCGTGATCGGTACGGCCGTCATGGAACTGCTGGCACCCGGTAGCCCTGCTTGGCAACTCGTCGCTTGCTGCTTGGCACGGGCAAACGTGGCTTTCGCCGTGTCGATGGAGCCGGAGGACAGGTACTCCGTCACCGAGGGCGGGAACGGTTTGGTGCCCTGGTCGAGTTCGGCGAGGACGGGCTGGCCGAGGTCGTGAGTCAGGCCGGCCAGCGACGGACAATCGCTGTTCTCTCCGCCCGGGGTCGGTTGGGTGGCGGCCATGTACCAGCCGGGCAGGTCTGCTGGAGTGAGCAGCGCAGCGTGAAGGTTCAGCGATGACCTTGGTGAGGGGGAGCCCGAGGACGTACCGGCCTGGTTACTCTCAGGGCTGCTGGAGCATGCCGCGGTGAGGAGAAGGGCGCTGCCGAGGACGGCGATGGTGAACCGGTGCATGGCGGGCTCCGTAGGGTGGGACGTGGTTCCAGAGTCCGACTGCCGGATCGGTTCTGCATGTCGCGTGCCTCGTTCAGCAGTACGGTCTGGTGGCGATGTCCTGCTGGAACCTCGACTCCTGACGAGTTGGGAGATGAGGTGTAGGCGGCCAGACCTACACCTCGATCTCTGCTGGCGTCAGCCCGACGTGGGCAGCTGCTTCGGCGGCGTACTCAAAGGTGGTGCTGCACTCGCTGCACCACAGCGCAGGCAGGTCCAGGACGTCCCACACCGCGATGATTGCCACCTCGTTCGACCCGGCGACGGAGACGTACAGGTTCTCGTCCTGGTTGCCCTTGATGTCGATGGCCTCACACATGATCGTTGCGCTTCGCCACGGCGGACAGCAGCTGGCGCTCCTCGCCGGCCAATCGGTCCAGCTCGATGTTGATCCGTCGACGCCGGGCGAGGGTCACGTTCGGCAGGTCTTCCAGCTCGGCGTAGAGCTGGCCTTGGCGCTCGTTGATCTGCTCCAGCTGTGTCCTGCGGGGCGGCCTTATTGGACCGTTCCCCGAAGGACGTGTGAGACCACGGCGCTCCAGTCCCGAAACTCCTCCTCGCAGGACTTGCAGTAGTAGGGATCATCCGGAACCGAATACACCTCGGTGACGCGGCTCAGGTCTGCTTCACCAAAGTTATCCGTCGGTAGTGCGGCGTCAATACGGATCAGGGCTTCCCGGATGGAGCACTGGAACTTCTGGTGACAGTTCGGGCATAAGCGGGACGGTTCCGATCCCTTCTCCATTTTGGGATGTAAGCAATACATCGGTTGTTCGTTGATGTTCGTCATGCTGGACCTCCTTTCAGGTCGGCTTAGTTGTTCAGCAGCAGGGCAATCGCAATGGCGCCGAAGGCGATGATCGGGGTGAGATGACTGATCAGCTTCAGCCACCACCGAGCTGAGGACTGACTCCGGTACCGAGTCCGGGTGGTTCGTCGTGCTGGCCGGCTCTGGACCACCAGTCGCTGCTGGGCCCTGCGGAACCGGTCCAGATCGGTGATCACAACGGCGTTCAGGATCTCTCCGGTCTGCTTGTCTGCGACTTGTCTCACTGGCTGCTGCCTCCTGCTACCTACGCAGGCGAGACAGGCCGGGAGGAGCCGTCGTCAGGGTGGAGCGCCCACACCGAAGAGCAGCGAGGGAGGACGTACGACCTTGACGGCACTAGGCGACGACTGGCTGACGATCCCTGCGGAGGTAGCAGGAGGTATCCGCGGCAGAATCGGGCCTTTCCGCAGGTCGCAGTCGTAGCGCGCTGTCGATCGGCGTAGGCCGACCCGTAGCCCGATACGTACGCTGCGATGCGCAGTCGGCTTTGGGCTGCTGAAGCGTCGACACCTGGCCGTGGATGGCGAGCACCATCTTCTGCACACCCAACTCGGCTCAGTGCTCACGAGAGCAACGCGAGAGCGTAACGGGTGCAACACAACCTGGGAGTACGCCGAGGGCTGCTGCAAGGCTGCTGATCTCAACCGGACAACAGCAGAGGCTTCAATGAGCGGCCCAGAGCAGCCACCCCGTCCGAGCTGGGCTCAGCCCCAGACACCCACTCCGGCGTCGGTGCCACCTGGTGCCATGCCTCCTCTGGGTTGGCCTCCTGCGCGGCGGCCGACGCGGTTCAAGCCATGGCAGATCGCAGGCATGGGTTGTGGAGGGCTGTTCGGTCTTTTCCTGGTCATTGGAATCATCGGCGCGATTGTCGACCCGCACCCGCAGGGAAGCACGAATGGTACGTCGACCTCACACCCGAAGCCTGCGGTGGCGGCATCTCGCAGCGCCCCGCAACCGACCATTTCTTCGGCGAGCCCACAGCCGGCACCCTCCTCGGCCAGTCCGGCTCCGGTTAACGGGACATCTGCCGATGACACGGCCAAGGCCGTTCAGTACCTCAACGAGGTCGACAACGGCAAGCACCCGCGCACGGACGACCAGGCCGTTGTCGATGCCCTGCTCCACAAGTGCAACGACAACATGCTGGTCCTGGCGTTCACGGCCACGAACACCGGCCTCGACGTTGTTGGGGCAACGGGTGCTGACCAGGACATCTATGCCGTCATGCACCAGCTCGATGCCGACCTTCCAGCGACTGGGAGTCTCGTGCAGTGCGATACGCACCTGGATACTGTCAAGGCTGAGCTGATCAAGGCGAATGGAGGCGGTTCCAGCAGCACCACGGCCACCAGTTCCAGCGAGGGAGGCAGCTGCTACCCACACACCAATGGCGGAAAGTGCTATTCCCCCGGCGAGTACTGCCGCGCTTCCGACCACGGGACGAACGGGATCGATGGTGCTGGCGACCCCATTACCTGCCAGGAGAACAACGGATGGCGGTGGGAGCGTGCATGAGTCTCGCCGCTGCCCCGATTGTACTGGCCTGAGAATCGGGGCCTGCTTCTACCGGGGCAGCTGCGGGCGCTCGTCGGCGAGAGCACTGGTCGGATCGTCCTGCTCCCAGAAGCCGTCCAGCGCCTGTGCCATTTCTTCCCTCAGCTTATTCAGGCTGCCCAGGAGAAACTGCTCCTGCCCAGTCAAAGGGTTGTCTGAGGTCATTCGGTCCATCAGGACAGCGATCTGCTCGTCCAGTACGCCGATGCTGATGTCGGCAGCCTTCTGGTAGCCCTCCACATAGATGTTTTGGCGAGTCTGCTCGATCGCTCCCCTTGCGATGTCCCTCGCCTCATAAGCCACGCGACCCGCAATTTCCCTCGCGCCCATTGCGCCCTCCCCACGGCTGGTGTTCCGCCTGATGCTACTCGCGGAGCGCATGGCCGTGAGCTACGTGTTGACAAGGACGCTTACCGCGTGGTCCAGCAGCCCGACGGTGAACAGCTGACGGCCGTCCTGATGCCGGGCGATCAGGCGGTGCAGGTAGGTCGCGCGAGACGTATCGGGCGCCAGGAAGACCACCTTCCGGGGCAGGCCTGCATTGGTGCCGGCCAGCAGCTGGTGCTGGTAGTACGCGAGGTACTGCGGGATCTTGCCTGAGATCTTGGCACCGAACTGGTTGGCCCGGTCGACCTCGATGAAGAAGCTGCCCTTCACCCGGCGGCCGTCCGGCAGGACGAGCCCGATCTCGGCGAAGGCGTCCGGCTTCAGGGTGTGCTGGTCGAACTTCCGCCAGCACACCGGCTCGGCCTGGAAATCGAGCAGCGTCAGGGCGCCGGATCGCTCCGCCTCGATCAGCAGGACGTAGACCTCCGCGGTGGCGAGGAAGTGGTTGATCGTGGGCTCGTACCAGGAGAACGCCCGGCGCGGGCGGGCGCTGGTCGTGGCGGCCAGCAGCTGGCCGGCGATGTCGAGCGTGTAGACGTATGAGCCCGACCCGTAGGCGAAGCCGCCGACGCGCCGCTGGCCAACGTGGGCGAGCACTTGGTGCTGGGTGAGCCGCTTCAGCACGGCCTGCCGGTTGCGGGCCCGGCTGGTGTCCGAGCAGTCGGCGAAGAACAGGCGCTCCAGCTGCGGGCCGGTCATCAGCTTGAAGCGGCTCAGCTGCCGGACGATCTCCAGATCGCGGGGCGACAGCTGCGGGGCGAGCTGGTCGAGGTAGCGGCGGGTGACGTTCATGCCCAGTCCTCCCACTGGCCCCACTCTTGCCAGTCCGCCGGATCAGACGGTTCGGGGGCGGTCTGGCTGTTGGCGAAGTCGGTGTTCGACGCGCAGCCGGACAGCCGGTCGAGTCGGTGTTGGATGGCCGCGGCGGCCTCGGCCCACGGCTTGCCATACCGGGTGCGCGAGGCTGCGTGAGCAGCCTGTCCCAGCCCGACAGGCGGCGGAGGCGGCAAGGTGACGCCGGAGGCCGGCGGCGTGGTCGAGCCGCCGACGTTGATGCGGGCGATGAACTCGCGGGGGCCGAGGCTGGCGAGGTCGTGCTCGGTGGCCCAGTCACCCAAGCCGGAGCGCAGGTACTTCAAGTCCGAGTCGGCAGGTTGGAACAGCACCTTCGTCCTGGTGCCGTTCATGACGTCCTTGCGGATCGCCTCGGTGAGGCGGCCGACGTCCTGGGTCGCCAAGGTGAGCGGCAATCGCCGGCTCCGCGCTTTGGCGAGCATGTCGCCGAACGGCGCCCCGATGCTGGCGAGGTCTCCGAACTCGTCCGCGTACACGTTGTAGTTCTCCAGCAGCGAGATGTTCTGGATGGCGCGCCAGAGAGAATGGAAGACGAGGGAGCCGACGACGGTGGCCTCCTCGCCTAGGTCGTCGCTGTAGAGCGGCACCAGCACGATCCGGCGGTTGGCCAGCACCTCGCGCAGATCCAGCGCCGAGGTGGTCTGGCCGAAGGTGACCCGCAGCTCGGGGTAGACCAGGAACGGTCGGAGCCGACGCACGATGGGCGCTGCCGTCTCGGCCAGCTCGCGGGGACTCAAGCCCTGGAGCCAACGCCAGAAGTCCAGCAGCTCGGGGTTGTCGAGACGGCCGAGCACATGGCGGCGGAAGAACTCACCGCGGGGACCAGGGAGCAAGGCCAAGGGCAC is part of the Kitasatospora setae KM-6054 genome and harbors:
- a CDS encoding J domain-containing protein codes for the protein MWRPPADDLYARLGVQPDADVAAIRQAWKTKIRQLHPDGRPDHEQQDAHHQAVLLNEARDVLTDPSKRLEYDLGRRTASRAQPRPEPPAAPEPPTPPPEVVVKPETIRISVVLGGQTPRSQLVRLSYSDGSTVGRVELVTVAGTFWQAELVEVENDHATLRVEWQPEGGALSTGLWMDRLEVTVNGIVVQVPMLVLVEQPARPPRPAAPSPPPRAAAAPPQPEVRRPDNPRSSRRPRRAVFAVVLLVLLVIGALYLLGKKYQNGPAAPPATPSPYCSVTSKDGVMSFYQADPSTGRAAGDMLWASMKARASDEWISWWTPGFPYWERANQAGGFKEDGRTYAQHQDVQVSVVWAQGFESLDFAFKYNPGLDQAAEEQARQRFLGEWIGYLDSPTCP
- a CDS encoding replication-relaxation family protein, which codes for MNVTRRYLDQLAPQLSPRDLEIVRQLSRFKLMTGPQLERLFFADCSDTSRARNRQAVLKRLTQHQVLAHVGQRRVGGFAYGSGSYVYTLDIAGQLLAATTSARPRRAFSWYEPTINHFLATAEVYVLLIEAERSGALTLLDFQAEPVCWRKFDQHTLKPDAFAEIGLVLPDGRRVKGSFFIEVDRANQFGAKISGKIPQYLAYYQHQLLAGTNAGLPRKVVFLAPDTSRATYLHRLIARHQDGRQLFTVGLLDHAVSVLVNT